The proteins below are encoded in one region of Segatella copri:
- a CDS encoding helix-turn-helix domain-containing protein, whose protein sequence is MTASKERILKICEYCGKSFYASKSTTRYCSKQCNSYAYKAARREEKVKMAETMSHRKASEKSMSEILVKEYLTIQEVAILLGLSRQTIYNMVYSGKLRASKITSRLSLIRKRDIDYLVDSLPYTTKKSASKEAVHANRELPVPEYYSAKEIAEVHNTYETAIYEIVKKVKISRISIQGRVYWNKKEVDDYFAHLSPDPTISEWMTVMDIQQKYCMTKTAVYSFVSHNAIPRKMEGNNVLYSKRHVQMAKGESVEDQLYYTIPEAMKLYGLSQDQIYKRIKKYAIEKVKIGKYIKISKRDLEKAIGKPKVI, encoded by the coding sequence ATGACAGCAAGCAAAGAAAGAATTCTAAAAATTTGCGAGTATTGTGGGAAGAGCTTCTATGCATCAAAATCCACAACTCGTTATTGCTCCAAGCAATGCAACAGTTATGCCTATAAGGCAGCAAGACGTGAGGAGAAAGTAAAGATGGCTGAGACAATGAGCCACCGAAAAGCTTCCGAGAAATCCATGTCTGAAATCCTCGTTAAAGAATACCTCACTATTCAAGAGGTCGCTATACTTTTGGGACTAAGCAGACAGACCATATATAATATGGTGTATAGTGGTAAGTTGCGAGCATCCAAGATTACTTCTCGTTTATCTTTAATCAGAAAGCGAGATATAGATTATCTTGTTGATAGTTTGCCATACACCACAAAAAAAAGTGCTTCAAAAGAAGCAGTTCATGCAAACCGAGAGCTACCTGTTCCAGAATATTACTCTGCCAAGGAAATTGCAGAAGTCCACAACACTTATGAGACCGCCATCTATGAGATAGTCAAGAAAGTCAAGATTTCAAGAATATCCATACAAGGAAGAGTATATTGGAACAAGAAAGAGGTGGATGATTATTTTGCACACCTGTCTCCAGATCCAACCATCAGTGAATGGATGACTGTTATGGACATTCAACAGAAATATTGTATGACGAAAACAGCCGTATATAGTTTCGTTAGTCACAATGCTATTCCAAGAAAAATGGAAGGTAACAATGTCCTGTATTCCAAACGTCATGTACAAATGGCAAAAGGTGAATCCGTAGAAGACCAGCTTTATTATACAATACCGGAGGCCATGAAGTTGTATGGTTTAAGTCAGGACCAGATTTATAAGCGTATCAAGAAATACGCTATTGAAAAGGTGAAGATTGGCAAGTATATCAAGATTTCCAAGCGAGATTTAGAGAAAGCTATCGGCAAGCCTAAGGTTATTTAG